DNA from Clupea harengus chromosome 2, Ch_v2.0.2, whole genome shotgun sequence:
CTTTTTTAATTCCCTCCGGTGTCTTCACTTTTGACTGAGCATATGCTGTCTATTGTTTTTACAGTCATTACCTCAGAATTACCTTGTCTAGAAGATATCGTTTCAGTCAAAATAATAGTCTGGTTCGTTGCTAATGAAGAAACAAGATGTTTTGGTGAAAACAAAAGAGATAAACTGATCTGAAATGTGAAACTCCTTGAAGGTCCTTCCGGCAAAGCTGTTTTTATTTCCCAAATAAGTAACGTCACTTAGGTTTAATCATGTAAACTCTCCTGGCCTCTGGCAACTCTAGCCAAGCACTTCAAATAGATTTGGCTAAATTGGTATTGATTTCTGGAGTACTTAAATGAACAGTCTGCCTGTCTTCAGAAGAGCACTGaaacttttaatttaattaaccACCCTCATGCAAGGGGCTCATAAGTGTGAAATTAGACATTCGCTCACATTTTGGACATTTTTGGTCTCCTTTCATGAATTTTGTGAATCATGTATATTTTCTAGCACATTTTCTAGTAAATCTTCTAGCATTTTTGTATTTCCAAAACCTGACTTTGAAATATTAAATGAACATATCTGTGAAACTTTTCATTTGTTAAATTTGGATATGCTTCATGAAACActgtttaaatgtgtatgtgtctttcctctgtttgaacaggttGGCTTCTTGGACCCAGATCAGATAGCTGCATGTTTGAATCGATGTTCTGCAATGGAACCCTGGCCTGCGGTGGCCTGGGTGATAATAACGATGGTCATCGCTGACTGGATGGAAACTGCACATACGAGGGACTTCACAGAAAATGACATCATCTACCTTCACCCCTCAAGTATGACGTTCTTCATAAACCTCATAAAAATCATTCCTGAACTACCTCCTTTACATAGATGAACTGTCACGCAAGTAGAAAAACCCAACGTCCTCTTCAGAGTCACTCCCAGTAGTCCTCTGGTCTATTACTCAATAAAACTAACACAGTTCCTGGTATGTTCGATGATTCCCAAACGCCCTTTGAAGTGAAGGATATGGTGGCCAAAAGAAACAGCTGGCTTAAATTGGCGCAAAACTCTTTGCACACATGCCACAGTCGTCTCACCCCTGCCCGCATCGGCAATGTGACCCTGTGTTATTTTTATGCTTTGGGTGGCATATGAATTAGTTTGCTGCACCTCAGTTGTCAGTCCATGCTGCTAATCCCCCCATGGCTGTTAGCGCAGAGGAGCTCAGCACAGGGTATCCCATAAGCCTGGGCTGGCGTGAGTCCACTAGACCCTCCGTCTCCCACAGAACCTGTGATTAACCCAGAGGCTGTTATTATAGGGGACCTGCCGAGGGCCCTGAGTGGATGAGGCACCGCTACCCTGCTCTGGGGTTGCGTCACTGACATGCTACATGCACGCCAAAGCACCACCCTTCACGCATCTTATGGAATGTGATCACTTGCCAGAACACTTGTGGAGATGAGATTTATaccgcgcgcgcacacacatacacacacatacacacacacacacacacacacacacagacgcacgcacacacacacacacacacacttgtgagaTGAGATTTACACCACCAAAGAAGACGGGTTGCTTAGTTGTGTCGCTGGTCAATCTGACAGTGCGTGAGTCTTTCATGCTGGGGCTTTTATCGGATAGAAATTTGACTTCTTTATTTAGCCATCCTGGAATTTGACATGCTGGCAAACATTGCCAAATTAAACAGTGACCACAGTGTGAAGCATGGGTGTCTGCTGAACAAAGACCTACGCTGTTGTGTTACTACATGATATGTTAAACAATTCCTATGGAACTATAGAACTTCATTTGTTTGGCATGACAACAAGATAAGCAGTTTATCTCACTTCCTGAATAAGAAAGTATTATTCAAAAGTTCTGGATGTTGGTTCTTCTCCACTTGTTTCGAACAATAACTGGTTGTTACCAGGGCAAAGATGGACATTGGGCTTGTGCCTTTGTCAATACCCATTACTGCTAATTGCATTAATATTCAGTGCCACTAGACCATTACGATTAATCAGTGCCTGCTATTCAGAGTGAATCAGGACACAAATGAGGATAATTGAGGTTACAGAAAATTGTCCAGCATCTCCACGCTTGACTTTGACAATGTGCAGACACTGGTCAAAGTCCAGACAACAGTCCATTAGATCATGTCTCCCAGTCGTGGCATCTGTCCATGCCATTTTGTTTGGTCATGGTGTGAATATTTGGCCCTAAACACATACGATTACACAATTTGGAACGTTTATTTTTATCAACAAAGGTATTGTAACCCCAAAAACACATCTTAGCCAATAAGTTAAAAAtgcataaatgttataaatatggattttaattttagctTAATTACAGTGAGAATAACTCTCAGCACTCCAACATTTATCATTGTGCTCTGGTCCCTGTCTTGAGGGGAGAGTTGATGGGTGGGGAAACATGAAAGGGGTTACAGCTGAAGGTAAACCCCAAGATTAGTGGCTAAAACAACCAAGGAAGCCATCATTTCAGAGGTCAGCCCTCCTACATTCGACAACAGCCCCTCTCCCAGTAtcaaggggaagagagaaaaaaaaagtctgtcagTTTTGAGAATCTTTCAACATGGTGTGCTGGACCTCCCGGGATCAGGGTTGCTGTTCCTTGGCTTTCCGGGAGAGATCTGTGGGCTTGGGGCCACCCTTCGTGTTCCTCTGGGGATTTGTGGGATCTGTGGTTGCTGGATTGGCGACTGCGTGAAGGTCTAAGGGCTTGGATGTGGAGCAGTGATAAATAGGATGGGGATGGATGTGATTGACAGGCGTTGCTGACTGAAAGACATTTCCGTGACAAAAAACCTTCCAGCTGTCGCAGAGGGGGTGAAAAAGCAGACTCCCCTTCAGACctccagatagatagatagtgatGATGTGAAATGTGCAAAAGCAGAGTCCCTTTGTTGGACTGTAACAGATGGCTGGCATATATGTGGTCTCTGCCTCTATGGACACTTGAGCAAAACGAATCTGTTTCAAATTTAGAATCACTCTAGACTGTATCACAGGACATAGCGATTTACAGCCCAAGCTGATTTACACGACTGTTAAGTACATGGTTGTTAAGTGCACGTTGAACATGGTCAACGAAATGTAAAGAAATGTGAGAAAATTCCTGTTACAGACTTGGAGACTATTATACAAGTGTGGCAACTGTAAGGTCTAAGCCATGAATCATGTGAAGAATGTTTAGGGAGTTTAATAGGCCTAGCTAAAAGCAAAGATCAATAAATAATAACGAGAACCTCTTGCTGCAGAGAGAAGGgcccactcacactctctgagTAAAAGTGCTTAAATTGCACAGGCGTCAGCACAAATTACTGTGTGATTTAAACAGTGGGTTTTTCACATAATTTCGAATTTTTGTTCCAATATATCACAAGACATTTCGTACCATTCCTCAGTGAAAACCTGCTTTTGGCATTTTTCTTGATTTATAACAGCTTACATCTTGCTAATGTATTTGAAGTGGTGTGTAACCACACTTAAATAACAGGGTGttgtcctctttccttctcctaaGCCACTCCATACCCAGGCGGATTCAAGTGCTTTACTTGTGAGGAGGCGCAAGACAACTATGAGTGCAACCGTTGGGCACCAGACCTATATTGCCCAAAAGGTAAGACCTCTGTTCTtggactttttatttatttaaaaaataaaatgaatccATGTAACAAGGAAAGGAATAGTATTAGCAACATACTCAAAGTTATGTGCATCTACCTACATGTACAGTACTCCTGCAGAGATTAGTTTGTATTTTTGTACTTCTGCTCCAAGCTATAAATAAAATCTTTCTTTGCTGTGTAATGTCATATGTCCTGCTGGCTCTGGCCATGTTTGGCTCACGAAGAACCACCTGATACAGAGCACTGCTGTGTCTCCTTCTTCTTCACTGGTCTCGAACTGATTTACACCATTACTGAATAACTGAGTTCCTCGGAGCCCCATCTTAAAACACATTCTTCCAATAACAAACAGATAGATCACATGGGATCTGGTGCTCAGCCAACAGCCTCTGGAATGTACATCAGTCTCACACATTTTGCTCCGGGTTTTCAGTAGCTTATGGGCCTACAATAAAGACAttcttttctgcttttttgggtggtggtggtggatgggggatgggggttggTTCATTCATGTGGCTCTTCCTCATAATAGTTAAAAGGAAAGGTGGAGTAGTCGGTGGAAAGGTCTTTTCCTGATGATCTTTGAATGAGCAAACCCCATTATTCATCCTAGTCACTGTGCATGACAGATTTATAACACTTCAGTGCATACTTACGGCTGATTTACAGATTACTTCATTTGCTCATTATTGTGGTAGATTGTAATGCATCCAAATTACTAAATGCTAGAATTTTTTAGATTAAAGCCACTTAATaatatgttgtcagtggtagtTATAATCAGTCACTGATGGCCATGTTACCAGTTTACATGTCTAAAACTTTTTGAGTTTTATGGTGGATACGTATCCTCTTTCAagctctgcctttctttctctttttcccactcttctctctctttctgtctctctctctcttctctctctctctctccctctctctctttctctctctccacaatcTCCACATGCATACTCTACACAGTATCATCCTCCTCTTTCAACTGTAAAAATCCTCTAGATGCTCTGTTGAAGTGTAAATATCCATCGTTTGAGGAGCTACATCAGTGCCTAActagtgttttgttttgcacttCGCAGATGCAAGGTATTGCTACACCCAGCACGAGATAAATCTGGACGGCAACACTGTGTCTGTAACAAAGCGTTGTGTGGCCCTCAATGACTGTCTTTCTACTGGATGCGCTGACACTGACCATGAAGGACACAGGGTAAGGACCGCATGGCTGCTTCACATCAGATATCAGATAACCGTCACAAGCCATGAGACCCAAACAGAGAAGGCTGGCTGGCCCGAGCTCTGCAGTGGCTCTCCTCACTTACTGTCAAAGTCTTAAGGGTTCACTAGCCACCCAAAGGTTTCCTGTTTTAGAGACGGACAGTTAAAGTCCCCTGGGAGGATGAACCACACAGATCAAAGATGGTCTCGAGATGATCTTCAGGTTTCCTGAAGCTGGCCAGAGCTCTGCAGTGGCTCCCCTCACTTACTGTTGAAGCCTTAAAGGGTTCACTAGCCACCCAAAGGTTTCCTGTTTTAGAGACGGACAGATAAAGTCCCCTGGGAGgatgaaccacacaggccagagATGGTCTCATGATGATCTCAGACTCTGATTCTCTTACTTTCATACTTTCTTTTAGCTCCAGTGTGCTGATTATATCTTTAAACAAATACCAGCTGACCTCGGTTTTCCTTTGGCATTAGAATTTATCTAGAGCATGTTTAGATTTTATACAGTACGGGCTGTTTTATACCCTTTTCCCTCTGAACGCATAGTCATTAATCACCCATATCTCTGTCTTAAATCCTGGACTCAACCAACACAAAAAGCCCACTTGAGGGGAGCTTCCAAGTACATAGTGGGAGGAcaacaaacgtgtgtgtgtgtgtgtgtgtgtgtgtgtgtgtgtgtgtgtgtgtgtgtgtgtgtgtgagtgtgtgtgtgtgtgtgggtgtgtgtgtgtgttcgactcCGTGCTGAGACGCTTCGTCTCAGTCAGCACCACTTAAGAGTGCCTAGGAGTTAAGCTGAAGATCCTTCTGAGTGATCTCTCTCCAGAGTAGATAAAGATTGGGGATGGGCTGTGCTTTCTCAGCGCGCTGTCATGCTAATCCGCGTTGAAAGGTGTGCGTGTCGCCACTGCTCAGGCCCACAGTGCAGGTTAAGGTTGTCACTCAGGCACCGGGCATGGCCTGTTTGAAGACATTTAAAGGGGGGGAAACAGAAGGAAGTGTCCAgaatgaaagaaacaaagacagatgaGTAAATTGGTTTGGGAAGCATAGGTGTGAGAGATTGTCGTTTAAACAGGGGATTGTCTCGTGACCTCAGGCAGCCGGTGCCTGTGTTGGCAAGTACATACATTTTTGTgcgaaaacaaaacaataaaaaggcAGAGAAGTATAATGAACATTTGTGACTTGTGAGAGGAATGTGAAGTAAGTAGGTAAGACAATGATACACCATCTCGACTCCTTAAagtttaaaacattattttgaaTGTCgaacactgatgcacacacatgtacaactgTGACGTATCCTTGAAAGGGATGATTCAAATGCGCAGGAGTAGTGCTGTGTTATCTTGTCGTCTAAAAATGTTTGTGTCATTTTCCAACCTCTCTGCACAGGTGTGTACAGCTTGCTGTGAAGGGAACATCTGCAACCTGCCGCTTCCTCGAAATGAGTCAGACGCCATCTTTGCCACAACGTCTCCCCTCAGCAGTGCCCCGCGTCCGCCTGCGAGCCACTCGcttctcaccctcaccctcacactcaccctcactttGCTCTTCTTCAGGCAGGTTTGAAGGATGAAAGTAGAAAAGtggaaagtgaagccatgaattcatctttcttttttttgttttaaaactgTAGAGGTAGCATGTTGTAAAGGCCAGaccttttaaaagtgaactaGCCCTAGAGGGGTAAACAGTATAAGCACttgctctaaaaaaaaaagaaagaaaaggaatggAACGATAGTGTgagttgttgttattgttgcttTAATCTAACCTCTTACCAATGAAGTGTTAACATGATTATTTTTTTAACTCTGACCATTTTCCTTTTCAAACTGAACACAGTCAAATAGCTTGTTTTTTTCAATCCTAGGTCTCATTCGAGCGTAGTTTCTTCTCACTGTTCCTGTTCCCCCGTCTAGTAATGGGGGTTAAAGTCCTGCCCTTCATATATTTCTCAGCATGCTTGGACGTgtcagtgggggtggggtggggggttgggggggggggggtcctacaTTTTACAGTGGTGACGATTTAAAAACGGAATGGGAGGATACAGTACTTATTTTTAAGGTGAAAATGTTTAATTATTTTGTTTCACGTAATTTTATCTTATGgttgatatatactgtatgtacatataatatatatagtatttatttttgtactaCGTGTTGATGTTAGGAGAGCCATGTAAAATGTTATGCCTTTAGGTCACAGCATGCAGTGTAGGAGAGTAGGCAGTTCTTATTTTCCAGGTGGAACAGATAACATCCTCttattactttttatttttaccATATGGGACCGTGTATTTTTAACAACAGAGGAAGAATGCCTACAAAACTCACCAGCTTGTCCATTTACACCGTAAACACTAGTGGagcgacaaaaaaaaaagcacttcgTTTTCCTTTTTCTAATAAAAATAACCAAAAGGGTGTGCACATTTATAATTTCCTACAACTGTGGCTAAgttttgtgtattttgtcaACGTAGCTTTAAGGCTTTTCTAAATCATGGCATCTAACGTTATTTTGAAGCAACACTGATTGACCAGTGGGTCACACTGGGAAACCGGGCTTCAGTTCAAACTGAGGATTTGTAGTCAAAACAGTTGCAGAACATGAAGGACATGTAGATTATTATAAGGCTTCATTTTTTGTAGATTATATTCTTGTAGATCACTGGTGTGGATCAAAATGATGTCAGTTTCAGGTCCCGATGTCTGGTTGGGATCGAAGCCAATTCATCTTAACCAACTGAGGCCTTTTGCTCATTCATACTGTCTCCCTGTCAGTGTTTTCCAGCTTTCTGTGTTCTTTGTACTGTGATATGTTCCTAAATCAAGATTCTCTGCTCTGGAAGTGTGGATTGTGAGAAATCGCTGAGTTTGCAAATACAGTGTTATTGTTCACCTGGCTCCATGGTTTGTTTAGGCTGAGTGCCTTTGACTCGGAGCCTGTGGATCGTTTCcttagtgtctctctctttgcctgtcCTGTTGCTAGTTGTTTGGTCTCGAACCAAACTGGAAAACATATTAGCGCTGTGCTTCGAGCATTTCTTAAACCTGCATTTATACTCTCTGTAAACTGGAAAGCTACTCTTGGACTTTGTGTTAACTTAAGGGCTATCCGATAACTCTGtcgtgtctttttttttaaactcaggCAATAATGGATTCTTTAATACtacaatggaaaataaaaatgtaaacgtACATTTTGTTGTGAGAGCAGAGAAGCTCATTCGGATGGCCTTTTCTCAAACTCTACCATAGTGCTGAACAAATCTGAAGTGCAtgattctgtgtttttgttggaATGGATAGGAGTATTGCATGCCGGTGTGTGCCAAATGTTAAAGAGCATGTAAATATTGTTGCAGATTTGGTCCATGTGTAGTACCTCTGTAAAtacttgtgtatatatatattttggaaACATTTTTCTAACTTCATATTAAAGATGAAGACATGGCATTTTAACTTAACTGGGGAGtcactgtgtgtttatggccGATGGAAAATCACAGAAATGAAGGTTGCATCTACTGTTAAACTGTTAAATGTGGATGGAAAACTGTCATATTTCTGACCTGAATGTCCAACAACCCTTTTCAAACAAAGGGAATTCTAGGCATGACTACTCAACTGTGGATGCATTTGGCAGTGATTTAGTGAGCAATAAAACACGTCTCCATTTTGTGGCTTTGATCGACATTCTAAATGGTCCACATGTCCAAATTCTAGCATTCTGCATTCCCGTGTACGGCTATTTCTGTCACATGAAAGATATCCCTCCGCTGTCCCACTGTTTTCCGTTCGCACTTTTCCACAGATCAGAGATTTTCCACTCGGCTGCCCAAGCCTGAGGCACATGAGTCTGCCATGTTGTTCCAACCGCTGCCCTCTCAGAGATCGTAAATACAAAAATGGGATCGTGACGACATTCAACATGACTCTTAGAAATGCTACAAAAGCACCAACTAATTTAGGTTTCCTGATAAGATATCAGGGTTGGCTTCACCTCACTATATACACTGAGAGAGCAAGTTCATGAGCCCTTAAGTGGGCATTCACACATTAATGTCTCTTTGAAATAGCCTAGTCCTCCCACAATCTTATAATCTTATATATAGTAACTATGACTAGGCATGAAGGAAAGACATGATTGGGTCTTCATTACCGCTGTCTATGAAAGGCCTTGAATTTAAATCCaatgtaaataaatgacaaGCTTTAACACTGCCTTAAGTCCCATGACCACAATTGGGTTTTAATCAAGGCAAAAAGCTCTCCAATCTAATTTTTCCAATTACATAGTATCAGTAAATTTTGGTTTCATACtagttctgtttctgtttccaaAAATGTTTAAAACTAAAGTTTGATacggtgtgtgtcagtgaaatgTACTTCCAAATGTAAAGCCAGTTCATCTCATTAGAAGACACTGGGCTGTAAGGTTGTTCTTTTGGGGTATTACTCCACTACAATATGCCACCTGCTCAGTCACAATCAATAATGAAACCCTCGTGTCTCTAGACATGCATTGAACCCACCATCAAATcagacattttaaaaagcaGCATCTCTTTTGACAGAGTTTGAATTTGTGGGCCAGATGATTTATGAGGCATCTCTAATTTAACCGCACTTAAGAGGGGAGGATAAGGAAACACGAGTCCTCTGGTGCGTGTGcccaggggtcagaggtcaacaccATGAGCCTTTTGTCCACCCCATGTCACAGATGGACTGCGGGGCGAAAGATGAAGTCAACATtgtccaaacacacacgacTGATATTTCACCCTGAGGCAGTAATCGTAAAAAAAAGAGGCATCTCTGGTTACTAAATAATCTGAAAATGGCTTAGGGGGACTCTTCTGAGGCGACCATGAAAACAGTACTTTTCTTTTACTTTACACGATGAGTTTATTTCCTGGAATTACTGTCAAACTCCCGCCAAAGCGATTACCTCTCGCTGGATGGAGTCGAGTGGCTGATTTTAAGGGAACCCTCGGCTACTTTCGGCCTTAGAGGTAAGTCCCGTTGAAGGACTTTCCCCCAAAGCCACATGCTTTCATTTTGTATTATGTTTGAGTGGTTTATTTGCAGTGCTTCTCCGCATTCTCTAGTTTAATATGAGCCACTGCCAGCCAGTGTGGGAACCACAGCTCGCAGTGTTACCTAAGCTAAGGTCCTAAGCCTCCTTATGAAAGTTGTGTCTAGGAGCTGGGCAGCGAAGCAGGGGAAACAAATTCCCTAATCTGTTTTTTAGGGcattccaacattttgattaccccctcaaaaaaaagaaagagagagagagagagagagtaagagaaacaaagaaaaaacagattCACAATGTCTCAAGGTTTTCTTCCACTCCCTCCACCAAAACGAATCCATTTGTGCAGCCGTGGAGAAGGCCAGTGGCAATAAAAGTCAAATTTCCTCACCGTGGTTCTGTTTCCAGATGAGCAGTAACGTGTTTTTAATGATTCTGAGCCACGGCAGGCCCGGTTGCAGATGCCTGGCTCCGGGTCCAGAAGAATGACCTCCATTGTCGGGGAGCAGGTTCTGCATGCCCCGGCCGGCACTACTGCACCAGGATTTTAATTACTCAGACAGCAGACCCCCCCAGCACCGGCTAAGCCACGACACAGACAAGGCAGGTCACTTCTCATGGTGCGAGAAATAAGGCCAACTTGTGACACTCCCTGATGTGGTTAACAACAGCTTTAAATGTGTACATCTGTAGATGTACTATTATCATTGCGTGACCTTACGATGATGATATGATaatataatgatataataaTGTGTGACATAGAAACTGCGCAAATGCATTGTGAATACTGAGGAGAAGAATATGGCAGTAGACATCAGCAACAAGGTGACGGATATATGAGGCAGTTATTTTAGTGCTACTCAGCTTGTCCCTACAACCCAAAGTGGGCCTGTGTCATTGCATCTGGAATGTGGAGTTCTGCTTTAGCATGAAACTGCAGAGCTTTGATTGGCAGCTGATGATCCAAGGGAACGCGTTCAGCTGAGGGAGCGGGGTGGTGAAGGCAGGGTGACCGCTGGACACAGCTGTACCCCAGGATCCGGCCGGAATGCAAGGGGATTAGGAGCGGATCAAGGCCGCAAGCCAGGTGGGAttactgagctgtgtgtgtctttgtaagtGCGCTTTCTATACATCCCATAATAACCTTTGCAGAcgtgaaaacacacagaggacatgc
Protein-coding regions in this window:
- the lypd6 gene encoding ly6/PLAUR domain-containing protein 6, which codes for MEPWPAVAWVIITMVIADWMETAHTRDFTENDIIYLHPSTTPYPGGFKCFTCEEAQDNYECNRWAPDLYCPKDARYCYTQHEINLDGNTVSVTKRCVALNDCLSTGCADTDHEGHRVCTACCEGNICNLPLPRNESDAIFATTSPLSSAPRPPASHSLLTLTLTLTLTLLFFRQV